AGCACTAAAGGTCCTAGCACATTGTGTGATTATGGGGTGTCCAGGATAAAAGTGACAATAGTGACAGAAATGTGGTGGAGCATTTAGAGCTAAAGACAGCCAACAAGTCCTCTaaattaaacataaatatatgtCATTTGTGATTGCATTCAGAACAACACGTAGGTGCATCTGATTTGAAGGCCTTATCAGCAGGACGACATCATTTGTCTGAGCCTTCAAAACCGCTTTCTAATCTGATAGTTGAGGTTTAGGCACTAAAACAACTTGTGCAAACAAGGGAAAGGTAAGGAAAATATCAAGGTTGGAGTTACAATTCCTACGTCACTAAGGTCAGGAGACCTTCATCATCACGGTTGAAACAATAATTCCTCGGTTGATGTGGGGAAATGGTTAAAACAAACATTGACCGTCACTAGAAAATGGTTTCCCAGAGTCTTCCATGCTGGAGTCACGTTTGGTTGACtccaacctcctcctccctctgcagacttTATGGCTCTATAAAAACCTCACAcgactccccccccccccccagcctccAATGGAAAACAGACATCATTTCTGCAACCGCTAGGGGGCTTTGTCATTTTGAACGCAACTGAAAATTGTTTTGCCACATTTGTCTTGATAGGACCATCTCAAAATTCTGCATCAAACATCTGACAGTTTGGACCAAATTCTCACAGTGTGACTGCCGCTACGACCCACGTCTGCAGACCTACCAGAGCACAACATGAAGTAGCACAGAACACACTGGCTGATGTGAATTTGTCAGTGCCACTTTTTGAATAAAgctacaaataaaaaacaaagacagtacCCACACTATGCCCACAGCTTGGTTATTATACTTTGCTGCATTTCAAAACTAGAGAGTGGCACTGATTGTATATTTTTCTATTCACATTGTAGCATTACGACTCTTCAGGCATTCGTTGCAGTCTGACAGGTCCCAGCACTGACACAGGTGCGACGCACAGGTTTTACTGTGACATGCATTGAATCCAGAAGATCATTGTTACTGTACAGTGTGTGGAGGCCATTACTCAGAAAGCCTTGCGTAGCggttgcattgcattgtggtcAATACGCAGGCCAGTAGCGGTACAGAAAGGTGGTAAGGTGTCTGCCTTGAACAGCGGATTTCGCCTCATGTGACTGCTGCAATACCCTGACCTGCTCTCTGGTTTTAAAGGTCTGACACCAAAGTGTCACTTCCCACTGATGATTTAGATAATAGAAGCTTTCCCTTGATCcccactgcagctgttttaaacTCTGTATCATTATCCCTCATGTAACAGTGTGGTAGTTAATTTGTCAGTTCAAATCCCTCACCAAGCAACAGATTTCCAGTAAACATTAGAAATGAGGAATGTccattaaaacaaaaaggacaaactAATCAAATCccatgttaaaaagaaaaaaaaatctagaatTCTAAATAAAAAATCCACAAAACCTACGATAAAAATGTGATTTGGATGAGCTTTCGTCTCGTCAAGTCATACAGGAGAAGGGTCCCGAGTACGAACCCGTGAACGGAGAATCACAATCCTCAACATCTAGCGGTTATAATATTTTAGTGTTCATAAAATCCCTAAACCCAGATCTGCAGCAGGTCGAAAGTACCAGTGTGCACGAGTGGAGTCAGACTCTGATTCGGAACATGCCCTGGCTCAGCTGAAGGCGGAACAGTCGACAGTTGGCGATGCGCAGGGCGGCGCAGGCTGTTTTGGAGAGGTCGGTGGGTAACATGGGCTTAGTGCGGTGCCACGTCCCGGTGCTGCGGCGAAACTCCCGGATGTAGTCGAAGCTTGTCCCTGTGCACGCAGGAAACACCAATGTTTCAAATACTGATGTTGCTGTAACCCCGTTAGAACTGCAGAACTTGTTTGGCGTGGCTTTACTGACCTGTGTCCAGGTCTCCCACGACGTAGATGCTGGCTCCAATGGGCACAGCGCCGTAAACGAAGGATGAGCTGGCCTGGATACACAGGTTCTGGTCATCTAGGAACATCCACCTGCACCCACCATACAACATCATCACAGCTATGAAAGACAATCACaatttctctctattttcttgATTTTCATATTATTAAAATGTAGGACAgggaaaatataaaaacaaaaaaaaaacctcctaaATGGTCCTTGTGGTGAGATTGTTTCCTCAACTgttgtttccaaggtcaagaaagACCTTTCGAACTCAACAATTACACCATACCGGGACACGAAAACATAGAAAACCAGTAGTCGCGATAACAGTATTTATAGAATGTAATAAAAATTGAAAAACTGCCATTGAAAAACAGCTCTATGAAAACGTCTTCAGATGCAGTACTTCCATACGGACCTCCTCATCTCGTCGTGGTAGAACTCAGACTTGCAGGTCATCATCTGTCTTTGCTCAGGGTTGTCGTTCTCTTGGCTTCTAACTCCACCAAACACGTAGAGCTCCTCGCCAACGCCACACGCCACCGAACCGAACCTGAGCAGGAAAATATAAGAGGTAGGAGAGAGCAATGTGGATCAAGTCTACTGTCTGGACATATACCATTGTTCAAAGGTTTGGACTCGCCTGTCACAAAAGCTTCATTGGATACAGTCAGATGGCTGTAAGGACTTGTCGAAAGTCTTGTTAAATTTGCCATTATTGAAGGAAGGGAGACAAAAATCAAACTGACAGGTGATTCCAAACATCTGAACTGTAACGTGtgattttatttctccatatttATCCAGCAAATTTAATTCCTGACAAATCAAGACACACATTGAAGCAGAAATCACCGTCATAAAGCAATCCTGCTTTGCCACATTTCCAATCATGTCTCTAGAGACACGCAAAAAATGAACGTTTCTTCACGTCTTAAGATCACAGGTTCTGCTATGACTAACGTGCCTGTAATGCACACGGTGTGACTAAGCGGCCTGCGTATAGCTGCTTCATCTCGTCGAGCAGAGCAGCTTGATATGTCAGTATGCCTGTGGTGTCATCTGAGGGAGGTCAAACTGAAACTAAAACTGACAGTTCTGGGAGCGCAACAATGACCACGGAGCTGcgtttcatttcctgttgtgcAACACAAAGGAGAACAAAGTACTACAGGCTGAAGTTAAATGTATTATAAAGCAAGTGCGTACATCATGTGATAAAAATATCCACAATGAACAGAAAAGACAATGAGACAACAACGTCAGAAGGAGAAAACTGGTTTTGACTTTAAACggtttgtgtgtcagctgatCAAATCATAGATCCTCTTTCTTTTGTACTGCTCGGCCAACAACAGCTAACACAGCTTTACCTTCTCTCTTTCAGAGGACAGAGGCCCGTCCACTGCTGGGTTTTGGGGTCAAAGCACTCGACGGAGTCAAACAGCTTCCCGTAGGAGCCCCCACCCATGGCGTAGATCCTCTTATTCATGGAGGCATAGCAGCCGACCTGCCAGAGAAGACAGACACGGCTCTACGAGTCACAGCATGTGGGGAGAGGTTGACTGGGAAAATGAATCACCTGGTACTAACATCTGTCTAAGTTTTGGACAAGTCTGAACAAGGGTTATTAACGACCTAGGGGCCCATTCTGCGTGGTCATTTTAGTTATGTGGTTAGGTGTGTCTGTTACGCTGCCCAGACAAAGATCATTTTGTGGGGTGGGAGACCAAAAAACAGGCAACAACCAAATAAAGAGGCAGGAAAAGTTAATTTCAGTTCGAGAGTTTTGAGCTTTGTTCACCAGCAGCTGAGTGTAGTTATGCTGCGGTTAGCTGCAAAGTCAGCGACCACTTCAAGCCCTGGTGCTGTGAAGACCCTCCCCTGTGCCCCCTGAACACCGGATTAAAGCTGAAGCAGGTCATTACTGGTGAACAAGTCTGTCACACGAGGGTTTGATCAAATAGCCTCATTCCACGGCCTAAAATTATTCAGGTCCATTTATTATCGAGACATCTGGATGCGTGTTGTTACCTTGCGGATCATGGTCATACTGGTCTGCATTCTCCAGGTACTGCAGTGAGGGTCAAACACTTCAACAGTGATCAGCTCCATTTCTTTGTTCTCTCCTCCGAGAACGTAGATCAGACCGTCCAGCTCCACCACACCGAAGTTCTGACGAACCTGACACACGCACATCAGTGACAAGACAATCAAATCACAGCAATGTCACGTTCAGCTACACATAAGCTACACACTTAAAGCACAGGCATGACACCGAGCTCCATCGCTGACCACACAGAGTACGACATGTCTTTACCAACAGTTCTGCTCATTActaacaaaacacaacaaggaTTTTTTTAGAAGAGTTTCTGAGTTCCCCTTCGATTcttcttgctttcttttcacATTCCCAGCACTGTTTCTCATTTACTTTTTAGGTAGTGGCTTACTTTACATCTTACTTTAATCTGGTACTCTTAACTAACAAAATATTAACAGTAGAATAAATCTACTGTACTGCATTGTTTAGAGCGTTCAACAATATACAGTCAATTTGAATGACATCACTTTCCGAAATGTAGGCAGATGACTGGGActgttgtgtctgtgtcatgTGTCTGTTCTGCCAACTGAACCCGTATTGCAGCACtactgacatctagtggtcTTAAAGTACAATAACAAACAAGTTAGTGAGCATTTATAATATAACATGGCTGCAGAAACGTGGTTCATACCACGTACTAATAATTTATCCTGCTGAAAAAGATGTTTGATATAAAGATTGAACTGCACAggaaaatgtaagaaataaaGGGGACAGAAATTCTCCATCAAATATCACTCTAAACCGTTTATAAACTTATAACGGAGGGCTGAAACCTCAGCAGTGTGCCGTGGGAGGCAGGTATGAGTTTACCTGCAGCATTGGCGGTATGGGGCTCCAGGTGTTGGAGTCTGGGTCATATTTCTCTCCACTGTCCAGGACTGTGTTGTGTTCGTCCGTTCCGCCcatcacaaacaggaaaccctctaacagacagaaaacacagtgtttgtactGGCGTCTGTGTGCGCTGGACCTTCCGCTTGCTCTGTTCTGCTACACAGGAATTCTCTAAAGCCCTAATCCTGGCAAAAGAATCATTCATTGAAGTAATTCATGGCATGGGTTAcagatgtgttttctgcatcacTTCAGATGTGGTGGATGTATTTTCCTGGCCTAAGCCCAGCACTGACCGGCAGCGACCACCCCGTGGCCGAGACGGGCTACGCCCATTGGCTGTAGCTCGATCCAGGCCTGTCTGTTGGTGTCGTAGAGCGGACACATGCAGCGCGTCACAGCAGTCGCCTTCCTGCTTCTGTACAGGACAAAAACCACCAGACCAGGCAGGATGTGAGGCGACCGTGTCATCTGGGTGAACGGATCACTAATTTAACCGCTTTCTCTGGTTGTGACCGCATTTCAGTCTAAAATACCATTATTTTCTCCGTCACTGAGGACCAAAACCGTGTTGGCCCTCATCCACACGACAGAAAATGGCCACATAACAACTAGAATTACATAATAAACTAGAGTAAGGGCAAGTTTTATATTGAAACCGCTATGAAATTACAGATTTCCACGCCAGACAAATTCTGTAAATTTCAACCCTTTAGTGTGTAGTGTCATAATTGGACACTAAAGTTCTCCACTTCAATTCATTAGATTGTGAATCACAGTGCTGGCAATAAATAATTGTATGAAGTCCAAACAGAAcataaacaacagaaataaagacagtgGACGGTGACTCACTTGCGATCCTCTCCTCCGGCGATAACTATACACTCGGAGTAGCCTCGGGGTTTGAAGGCCGCGAGCAGAGCCTCACCGTGCAGCTGACCCTCCCCCAGCACCGCCTGACAGTGCTCTCTGATCACCTCCCTCATCAGCGGCTCCCCCAAGGCCTGGTGGAATAATATGTTGTTATACTTTGATAATACTAGAAAGCATGCATTTAAATCTGGACAACACTTTGTGATTTCCCTACCTGCTCTCTCAGGTAGCTGACATCCAGGCCTTGCAGCCATACTGCAGACATCACTTCCTTCATGTGTACCTGCAAATAAAGATGGAACTGGACTCACTTTGTGGTTTAGGGAACAGACACAAGGTGGAATAAgagcaagctgaaaacacaacactgacatacgGCCAACTTAAAAAGAATATAGTGAACAAGTTAGGAGGAAGTTTCTTGGttacacatccagcacacaTGGCATTCTGTTGTAGCCAAGGTTGATGATTTAAATTGAGGTCACgaaaaccaaaaatgaaaatgagaaacacaCTAAAATGGACCacaggagctgagaggaactgcaaaGTTGGTAATAATACAATTGGTTTGACTTTATGAGCTCTGTCTATGACAGCACTCAGTCAACTGAATCATTCTTAGTGCAGCTTTATCTATATGaagagtggaaaaagaaaatatcaaaacatTTCCAATTGCTGCAACAGTAAGAAATAAGAATTGCAGGGGAAAAACCAGGAAAGCAGCAGGAGAACACAAAAcctacaaaaaacaatgaaatggaCCATTTTAACTGCAGGGCGGACACCCATCCGATAGCTTTTTAATAAAATTGTGTTTCCAGCATTTGCCTATTTTTCCCAGTTGCCACTGGTTTCCATTTATATTCATCCTCCTAAAAATCAACTCTTGAGATGTTTGAGTTGTGCTATCAGTCGCACTGAAGGTCATCCCGACGTTCATTTTTACCAGGCTTGTTGTGTGGACAAGCAGGTTAAGTGCAGATGGATTTGAGTTTAGTTAAGCTTGTACTGTATTAGAGACTTGATGATTTTCATACTGTGCGGAAATGAATGGAGGCCAACGGATGCCTCCAAAGAATATGTTTACATTTCTACAACAAAAAAGCATGTTTGCAAAATACTGAACTGTGGTTAAAATGTATATATGATTTTACTAAAggggtcaggcggggcctttctgtgtgaagtttgcatgttcttcccgtgcatgcgtgggttctctccgggtactccggcttcctcccacagaccaaaaacatgctcattaggttaattgatgactctaaattgcccgtaggtgtgagtgtgaatgtttgtctgtctttgcatgtggccctgcaatcggctggcgaccggctcagggtgtaccccgcctctcgcccattgtagctgggataggctccagccccccgcaaccccgaaagggataggcggtatagataatggatggatggatggattttactAAATGGGTTAAAACACGGACGGCCACTGATCTGGTCCCGTAAGAATTTATTCACACCTCTTTAGATGGAGTGTTTACTAAAGGCCAAAGCACATTTATGGCTTATATTTCCACGTCACAGATATCAGAAGACAGAGCTCTCATTTTCTAGAAATCACATAATAGTTCAAAGTTAATCCATAAAGGAGAGTCACCCACCCTGCGATCCTCTGGGTCGTGCGCGAACCATCGCACCACAGCCTCCAGCACATGCTTTTCGTTGCCCACGTTCAGCTTCTCCATGGCCAGCACCTCGCGGAGCCGATCTGGAGGTAGCTCCCTGAATTCCTCAGAGAGCGCCACATCAccaaaatgtgtctgcaggaaCTCGGTGGCGGCAAAGTGGACGTGGTGAAGGCAGTAGTGCAGAGAGAAGAGCCGGATGCCGATGCAGTTCTCCGCAGTGATGCAGCTCTCCAAGAACTGGCAGCACAGGGACTTGAGGTCAGTCATGAGGAGCAGGTCAGATGCCTGCACCATGTCCTGGATGGTCTCCTCACTCAAAGTGATCTGTGTGTGaaggacggacacacacacacacacacacacacacacacacatgcaggtggTAAGAGAGCAGCGGGCCAATACAGGCCAAATGAATGCCCGCAATAATAGAAGAGGAGCGGCAGGAAATAAAAATACTTGAGCTCACCACACCTAAAAAACACATGCGTGTCACTTTGCTTTTTAAAGCCTCCACACTTACTTCACCGCTGAAGATGTAGTCCAGGATCTGTTTCATGATGGCCATGGAGATCCCCT
This sequence is a window from Chaetodon trifascialis isolate fChaTrf1 chromosome 10, fChaTrf1.hap1, whole genome shotgun sequence. Protein-coding genes within it:
- the gan gene encoding gigaxonin — its product is MPLSESEAGSKVSDPQHSQKLLRVLRVFWQEQSFHDALLVVDGEELPVQKNILAAASPYIRTKLNYNPPKEDGSTYRIELQGISMAIMKQILDYIFSGEITLSEETIQDMVQASDLLLMTDLKSLCCQFLESCITAENCIGIRLFSLHYCLHHVHFAATEFLQTHFGDVALSEEFRELPPDRLREVLAMEKLNVGNEKHVLEAVVRWFAHDPEDRRVHMKEVMSAVWLQGLDVSYLREQALGEPLMREVIREHCQAVLGEGQLHGEALLAAFKPRGYSECIVIAGGEDRKSRKATAVTRCMCPLYDTNRQAWIELQPMGVARLGHGVVAAEGFLFVMGGTDEHNTVLDSGEKYDPDSNTWSPIPPMLQVRQNFGVVELDGLIYVLGGENKEMELITVEVFDPHCSTWRMQTSMTMIRKVGCYASMNKRIYAMGGGSYGKLFDSVECFDPKTQQWTGLCPLKERRFGSVACGVGEELYVFGGVRSQENDNPEQRQMMTCKSEFYHDEMRRWMFLDDQNLCIQASSSFVYGAVPIGASIYVVGDLDTGTSFDYIREFRRSTGTWHRTKPMLPTDLSKTACAALRIANCRLFRLQLSQGMFRIRV